A DNA window from Candidatus Sulfidibacterium hydrothermale contains the following coding sequences:
- a CDS encoding transaldolase family protein — MMELYLDSADVNEIKEVFKLGFLDGLTTTPTFMHRHGITDIDGTILELSKIVPVLQIEALGDTAEEIVAEAHRLLDLGLDKKKTVFKIPASLEATRACKMLRDEDIMVNIHLVYNLQQAYMAMSAGATYVCVLVGRMQDQGYDALKLVEDIVNVIDHYGYDSKLMFSSVRHPEHVKNALELGSHCCTIPWRVMKQMNTNNFTTIGTEQFVSHTRQITMRVKDAIPEGVNPVVTLNNTVNDAIVEMTKSGTGAVSIVDEKGKIAGVFTDGDLRRYLKNEGESILSRTMDSFKLFEPITVDADDLLKNATAIFKEKQIDNIIVTDHQKPVGMLDVQDLVKLKVLD; from the coding sequence ATGATGGAGTTATATCTGGATTCGGCCGATGTTAACGAGATTAAAGAAGTCTTTAAACTCGGTTTTCTCGACGGATTGACCACAACCCCCACTTTTATGCACCGGCACGGTATTACCGATATCGACGGTACTATTCTTGAACTTTCAAAAATTGTTCCGGTTTTGCAGATTGAAGCACTGGGCGACACGGCTGAGGAAATTGTTGCCGAGGCACACCGCCTGCTCGATTTGGGGCTGGATAAGAAAAAAACCGTTTTTAAAATTCCGGCATCGTTGGAAGCGACCCGTGCCTGCAAAATGTTGCGCGACGAAGATATTATGGTAAACATCCATCTGGTTTACAACCTGCAACAGGCTTACATGGCCATGTCGGCCGGAGCAACTTATGTATGTGTACTCGTGGGCAGGATGCAAGACCAGGGGTATGATGCTTTGAAACTGGTGGAAGATATTGTCAATGTGATTGATCATTACGGTTACGATAGCAAATTGATGTTTTCATCGGTACGTCATCCTGAGCATGTGAAAAATGCCCTTGAACTGGGTTCGCATTGCTGTACCATTCCCTGGCGTGTGATGAAACAAATGAATACCAATAACTTTACCACTATCGGAACAGAGCAGTTTGTTTCGCACACCCGGCAAATTACCATGCGGGTAAAAGATGCCATTCCTGAAGGTGTAAATCCTGTTGTTACCTTGAACAATACGGTAAATGATGCCATTGTGGAAATGACAAAATCAGGAACCGGCGCTGTGTCTATTGTGGACGAAAAAGGAAAAATTGCCGGTGTTTTTACCGATGGCGATCTGCGTCGTTATCTGAAAAACGAAGGCGAATCCATTTTGTCCAGAACCATGGACAGTTTTAAACTTTTTGAACCCATTACGGTGGATGCCGATGACTTGCTGAAAAATGCCACGGCTATTTTTAAAGAAAAACAAATCGATAACATCATTGTAACGGATCATCAAAAACCGGTCGGGATGCTTGATGTGCAGGATTTGGTGAAGCTTAAAGTGTTGGATTAA
- a CDS encoding HAD family hydrolase has product MNDIEALFIRTGGRFVTAVTDLQKKVAALKAVIFDWDGVFNAGYKTDAGSSPFSEVDSMGINMLRVDFWLRYHRILPVFVITGAENEMALRLARREHLNGIFMKYIHKTRALEMILHDYGLKKEEVAFVFDDILDIEVARQVGVSVLVNRSGSPLTTDYIVSNKVCDYITGNESGNFAVREACELFIGLGGNMVQTIETRIRFKGEYEQYLTNRNRTETHLFRFGEQ; this is encoded by the coding sequence ATGAATGATATAGAAGCCTTATTTATCCGGACCGGTGGCCGGTTTGTCACCGCTGTTACTGATCTGCAAAAGAAAGTTGCCGCCTTAAAAGCGGTGATCTTCGATTGGGACGGTGTGTTTAATGCCGGCTACAAAACCGATGCCGGCAGCAGTCCTTTTTCTGAAGTTGATTCCATGGGAATCAATATGCTCAGGGTTGACTTTTGGTTACGTTATCACCGGATACTTCCTGTTTTTGTGATCACCGGAGCTGAAAACGAAATGGCTTTGCGTCTGGCACGTCGCGAACATTTAAACGGGATTTTTATGAAGTATATTCATAAAACCCGGGCTCTTGAGATGATCTTACATGATTACGGTTTGAAAAAAGAGGAAGTGGCTTTTGTTTTTGATGATATTTTGGACATTGAAGTGGCCCGCCAAGTAGGTGTTTCTGTTCTTGTGAACCGTTCAGGAAGTCCGCTTACCACTGATTATATCGTTTCAAACAAAGTGTGTGATTATATCACTGGCAATGAAAGCGGAAATTTTGCTGTACGCGAAGCTTGTGAACTGTTCATCGGCCTTGGTGGCAATATGGTTCAAACCATCGAAACACGGATTCGTTTTAAAGGCGAATACGAACAGTACCTGACCAACCGGAATCGTACCGAAACCCATCTGTTCCGTTTCGGCGAGCAGTAA
- a CDS encoding thiamine pyrophosphate-dependent enzyme yields MDKLLLLGDEAIAQGAVDAGISGVFAYPGTPSTEITEYIQASKEAKERHIASQWSSNEKTAMETAIGMSYAGKRALVCMKHVGLNVAADAFINSAITGAHGGLVVVSADDPSMHSSQNEQDSRFYGKFAQIPVLEPSNQQEAYDMTRYAFDLSEKFGTPVLFRITTRLSHSRSGVKRGEMHPQNELSLPSDLKQFILLPSIARKQYDVLLGKQAAFQEESEKSGYNKLIPGKDKSMGIVACGIAYNYLMENYQGEEIPYPVLKIGQYPVSRRLVREFYDQVDSVLMLEEGYPVLEELFRGILDEGKPVKGRMDGTIPRSGELNPNIVGKALGKEIAEGYPVPSVLRGRPPLLCDGCPHWDSFGALNEAMKDYGPGRVLSDIGCYTLSALEPLNSINSCVDMGASITMAVGAAEAGLVPAVAVIGDSTFTHSGMTGLLDAVNRNVPVTVVLLDNSTTGMTGGQDSAGLGKLESIIKGIGVDEKHIRIIKPLRRLHDENVKVFKEELAYEGVSVIIPRRECVQTLARRMKLKHAKKKETKESVNN; encoded by the coding sequence ATGGATAAATTACTGCTACTTGGTGATGAAGCAATTGCCCAGGGTGCTGTAGATGCCGGAATTTCCGGTGTTTTTGCATATCCGGGTACTCCTTCCACCGAAATTACCGAATATATTCAAGCTTCAAAAGAAGCCAAAGAACGGCACATTGCCTCACAATGGTCGTCCAATGAAAAAACAGCCATGGAAACAGCTATTGGTATGTCATATGCCGGTAAGCGTGCCTTGGTATGTATGAAACACGTGGGTTTAAATGTAGCGGCCGATGCATTTATCAATTCGGCCATTACCGGAGCTCACGGTGGATTGGTGGTCGTTTCGGCCGATGATCCTTCCATGCACTCGTCGCAAAACGAACAAGATTCGCGGTTTTACGGAAAGTTTGCCCAGATCCCGGTGTTGGAACCTTCTAACCAACAGGAAGCTTACGACATGACCCGTTATGCTTTCGATTTGTCGGAAAAATTCGGAACGCCGGTTCTGTTTCGTATTACCACCCGGTTGTCTCATTCTCGTTCGGGAGTAAAACGCGGCGAAATGCATCCGCAAAATGAGCTGAGCCTGCCTTCCGATCTGAAACAATTTATTTTGCTTCCGTCTATTGCCCGTAAACAATATGATGTGTTGCTGGGGAAACAGGCTGCTTTCCAGGAAGAAAGTGAAAAATCGGGCTACAACAAGCTCATTCCCGGAAAAGACAAAAGTATGGGAATTGTGGCCTGTGGTATTGCCTATAATTATCTGATGGAAAACTATCAGGGAGAAGAAATTCCTTATCCTGTTTTAAAAATCGGACAATATCCGGTTTCTCGCCGGTTGGTTCGTGAGTTCTACGATCAGGTAGATTCTGTTCTTATGCTTGAAGAAGGCTACCCGGTGTTAGAAGAACTTTTCCGTGGTATTTTGGATGAAGGGAAACCGGTAAAAGGCCGGATGGACGGAACCATTCCGCGTTCCGGCGAACTTAATCCCAATATTGTGGGAAAAGCACTGGGAAAAGAAATAGCCGAAGGTTATCCTGTTCCTTCTGTTTTGCGCGGCCGCCCGCCATTGCTTTGCGACGGATGTCCGCACTGGGATTCGTTTGGTGCGCTTAACGAAGCCATGAAAGACTACGGCCCCGGACGTGTTCTTTCCGACATTGGATGTTACACACTGAGTGCCCTTGAACCGTTAAATTCGATCAACAGTTGTGTGGATATGGGTGCTTCCATAACCATGGCTGTGGGTGCTGCCGAAGCCGGACTGGTACCGGCTGTGGCGGTGATTGGTGATTCTACCTTTACCCATTCGGGAATGACCGGACTTTTGGATGCTGTAAACCGGAACGTCCCTGTTACGGTTGTGTTGCTCGACAACAGTACCACCGGAATGACCGGCGGACAAGATTCTGCCGGACTTGGAAAATTAGAAAGTATCATTAAAGGAATTGGTGTGGATGAAAAACATATCCGGATCATCAAGCCTTTACGCCGCCTGCATGACGAAAATGTAAAAGTCTTTAAAGAGGAACTTGCCTATGAAGGGGTTTCGGTAATTATTCCGCGGCGCGAATGTGTACAAACGCTGGCCCGCCGGATGAAACTGAAACATGCTAAGAAGAAAGAGACCAAAGAAAGTGTCAACAATTAA
- a CDS encoding indolepyruvate oxidoreductase subunit beta, with the protein MKKDIILGGVGGQGILTIATVIGMAALSEGLQLKQSEVHGMSQRGGDVQSNLRISSDPIASDLIPEGKADMILAVEPLESLRYFNMLNRETGWLITSINPFKNIPDYPPLEEVLAEITKLPRYITIDADRIAQTQGSVKAANIVVLGAASPFIGLKYESLENAVRQLFGKKGEEIVNLNLQALKAGRDFAEENR; encoded by the coding sequence ATGAAAAAAGATATTATCCTTGGTGGTGTGGGCGGACAAGGAATCCTTACCATAGCCACTGTTATCGGAATGGCTGCTTTGTCAGAAGGTTTGCAATTAAAACAGTCTGAAGTGCACGGGATGAGCCAGCGCGGCGGTGATGTGCAGTCGAATTTGCGGATTTCTTCCGATCCGATCGCATCGGATCTGATCCCCGAAGGGAAAGCTGATATGATCCTGGCTGTGGAGCCGCTCGAATCATTACGCTATTTTAATATGCTGAACCGCGAAACAGGTTGGCTGATTACCAGCATCAACCCGTTCAAAAATATTCCGGATTATCCTCCTTTGGAAGAAGTGTTGGCTGAGATTACAAAACTTCCCCGTTATATTACCATTGACGCTGACCGGATTGCTCAGACGCAGGGCTCGGTAAAAGCGGCCAATATTGTAGTGCTCGGTGCCGCTTCTCCTTTTATCGGACTGAAGTACGAATCGTTGGAGAATGCTGTACGCCAGCTTTTTGGTAAAAAAGGAGAAGAGATTGTAAATCTGAACCTCCAGGCTTTGAAAGCCGGACGCGATTTTGCCGAAGAAAACCGGTAA
- a CDS encoding M23 family metallopeptidase: MTQAKSKYFFFYIFILSLFVASCHRTEKAPASTSPVSAVQPKTVARVIYGINVDSLLVKKGKVKRNQHLSDILLHYGVSYATIDYLARHTKKVFDVRQIRRGHWYVLIARNDSLQTPEWFAYEISPSRYVLYHLFDSLYAVRGEKPIIKKQVATEGVITSSLWNAMMKSHDDPNLAVKLSEIYAWTIDFFELRKGDRYKAIYQKVYVDSNYVGLGKVEAADFIRKDGHHYAFYFEQNGKGDYFDENGKSLERTFLKAPLKYRYISSRFSNHRWHPILKIYRPHHGVDYAAAEGTPVHALGDGVVIKKGYQRNGAGNYLKIRHNSVYTTQYAHLRAFARGIRVGVHVRQGQLIGYVGHTGLATGPHLDFRFYKYGKPVNPLTVKSPPAKPVAPQYRQAFDSIVRHYRPILDSL; this comes from the coding sequence ATGACTCAAGCCAAATCAAAATATTTCTTTTTCTATATATTTATTTTATCTCTTTTTGTTGCCTCTTGTCATCGTACGGAAAAGGCGCCGGCATCAACATCGCCGGTTTCTGCTGTTCAGCCTAAAACCGTTGCACGGGTGATTTATGGCATTAATGTGGATAGCTTGTTGGTGAAGAAGGGGAAAGTAAAACGAAATCAGCACTTGTCTGATATCTTGTTGCATTATGGCGTAAGTTACGCTACTATTGATTATCTGGCCCGTCATACCAAAAAAGTATTTGATGTCCGGCAAATCAGACGGGGACACTGGTATGTTCTCATTGCCCGGAATGACTCCCTCCAGACGCCGGAGTGGTTTGCTTATGAAATATCTCCGTCACGGTATGTTTTATATCATCTTTTTGATTCGCTTTATGCGGTGAGAGGAGAAAAACCGATAATCAAAAAACAGGTTGCTACCGAGGGCGTGATTACTTCTTCCTTGTGGAATGCCATGATGAAAAGCCATGATGATCCTAATCTGGCAGTGAAACTCTCTGAAATTTATGCCTGGACCATTGACTTTTTTGAGTTGCGAAAAGGAGATCGCTATAAAGCAATATACCAGAAGGTTTATGTGGACAGTAACTATGTGGGACTGGGAAAAGTAGAAGCAGCCGATTTTATCCGGAAAGATGGACATCATTACGCTTTTTACTTTGAACAGAATGGAAAAGGGGATTACTTTGATGAAAACGGAAAGAGCCTGGAGCGCACTTTTTTGAAAGCGCCGTTAAAATACCGTTATATCAGTTCTCGTTTTTCCAATCACCGCTGGCATCCGATTTTGAAAATATACCGCCCGCATCATGGGGTAGATTATGCTGCTGCCGAAGGAACGCCGGTGCATGCACTGGGCGACGGCGTGGTCATTAAAAAGGGATATCAGCGTAATGGAGCGGGGAATTATTTAAAAATCAGACACAACAGTGTTTATACAACACAATATGCGCATTTAAGGGCTTTTGCACGCGGAATTCGTGTGGGTGTTCATGTCCGGCAGGGGCAGTTGATTGGTTATGTGGGGCATACCGGTCTGGCTACCGGTCCGCATCTCGATTTCCGGTTTTATAAATATGGGAAGCCGGTTAATCCGCTTACGGTGAAATCGCCGCCGGCTAAACCGGTAGCACCGCAATACCGCCAGGCTTTCGACTCGATCGTTCGTCATTACCGCCCGATTCTCGATTCATTATAA
- a CDS encoding DUF4357 domain-containing protein: MEDYEFSSPSTAAAIVMGRNANGLTEWKLKDGTTLKDYESKNK; the protein is encoded by the coding sequence GTGGAAGATTATGAATTCTCAAGCCCTTCAACTGCCGCGGCAATTGTCATGGGGAGAAATGCAAATGGGTTAACAGAATGGAAATTAAAAGACGGAACGACATTAAAAGATTATGAATCAAAAAACAAGTAA
- a CDS encoding division/cell wall cluster transcriptional repressor MraZ → MLNVIGTYEARIDAKGRFMFPVAYKTQMGDEIRKGFVVKRSIFKKCLELFPAEQWKIESAMVAKLNMFKKKNAEFVTKFMAGVKPVELDGTGRLLLPKDLLQYGGITKHIVLTSVVNRIEIWDKEAYEKAVDYNPDDFAELAEEVMGELETE, encoded by the coding sequence ATGCTCAATGTGATAGGAACATACGAAGCCAGAATTGATGCCAAAGGAAGATTCATGTTTCCAGTGGCTTACAAAACCCAAATGGGGGATGAGATCCGGAAGGGCTTTGTGGTGAAACGGAGCATTTTCAAAAAATGTCTTGAGCTTTTCCCGGCAGAGCAGTGGAAAATTGAATCGGCCATGGTGGCCAAGCTGAATATGTTCAAGAAAAAGAACGCAGAGTTTGTTACCAAGTTTATGGCTGGTGTTAAGCCGGTCGAGCTGGATGGTACCGGGCGGTTGCTTCTCCCGAAGGATCTGCTGCAATATGGCGGAATTACTAAGCATATCGTGCTCACATCAGTCGTAAACCGAATTGAAATCTGGGATAAAGAGGCCTATGAAAAGGCGGTGGATTATAACCCGGACGATTTTGCCGAATTGGCTGAAGAAGTGATGGGTGAGCTCGAAACTGAATAA
- the rsmH gene encoding 16S rRNA (cytosine(1402)-N(4))-methyltransferase RsmH, with protein MYHNPVLLHKSIDGLRIHPGGIYVDATFGGGGHARAILEKLGPDGTLVAFDQDPEAEANKPDDERLIFVNQNFRYLKNFLRLYDKVPVDGILADLGVSSHQFDEGARGFSIRFDGPLDMRMGKHQEITAADVLNEYSQEEIQQIIRLYGEIKNSRCMAEQIVSRRKQKPFETTFELIEAVEKCIPPTRRNKMLAMLFQALRIEVNQELEALKAFLEQTVDVLKPGGRLVVIAYHSLEDRLVKNFIKTGNFEGKVQKDFFGNDLVEMKPVVNKVIVPDEEEIMRNSRARSARMRVAEKLPES; from the coding sequence ATGTATCACAATCCGGTTTTATTACATAAAAGCATTGATGGTCTTCGTATTCATCCCGGCGGGATATACGTAGATGCTACTTTTGGCGGAGGGGGACATGCCCGCGCTATTCTGGAAAAACTGGGGCCTGATGGAACGTTGGTGGCTTTTGACCAGGATCCGGAAGCCGAAGCCAATAAGCCGGACGACGAGCGGTTGATTTTTGTGAATCAAAATTTCCGTTACCTGAAAAATTTTCTCCGTTTGTATGATAAAGTGCCGGTGGATGGTATTCTGGCTGATCTCGGGGTGAGTTCCCATCAGTTTGATGAGGGCGCACGCGGGTTTTCCATTCGGTTTGACGGACCGTTGGATATGCGAATGGGAAAGCATCAGGAGATAACGGCGGCGGATGTGCTTAATGAATATTCGCAGGAAGAAATCCAACAGATTATCCGGCTTTATGGCGAAATAAAAAATAGCCGTTGTATGGCTGAGCAGATTGTGAGCCGGAGAAAACAAAAACCTTTTGAAACCACTTTTGAATTGATAGAAGCGGTAGAGAAGTGTATTCCGCCTACGCGGCGAAATAAAATGCTCGCCATGTTGTTTCAGGCGCTTCGTATCGAAGTCAACCAGGAGCTGGAGGCGCTTAAAGCTTTTTTGGAGCAAACCGTGGATGTGTTAAAGCCGGGAGGCCGGTTGGTGGTGATTGCCTATCATTCGCTGGAAGACCGGTTGGTGAAAAACTTCATAAAAACCGGAAATTTTGAAGGAAAAGTACAAAAGGATTTTTTCGGGAATGATTTAGTAGAGATGAAGCCGGTGGTGAATAAAGTAATTGTTCCCGACGAGGAAGAAATTATGCGGAACAGCCGGGCCCGTTCGGCCCGAATGCGTGTGGCAGAAAAATTACCAGAATCATGA
- a CDS encoding FtsL-like putative cell division protein → MKGNQFKKEKQEKEGGHAEGAGTFVRATQDVLGGGILENKKAKRVFPFLLFLALLAFVYITNDYLLENKVRKITRMERQIRELRYEYISVKSDLMTLSKQSQLEKRLEKMGIKENKEPVKTIVIYSKNAK, encoded by the coding sequence ATGAAAGGAAATCAGTTTAAAAAAGAAAAGCAGGAAAAAGAAGGAGGGCATGCCGAAGGAGCGGGAACCTTTGTTCGTGCTACGCAGGATGTGTTGGGAGGAGGAATTCTGGAAAATAAAAAAGCAAAACGGGTATTCCCGTTTTTGCTTTTTTTGGCACTGTTGGCATTCGTTTATATCACCAACGATTATTTGTTGGAAAATAAAGTACGGAAAATTACCCGTATGGAACGGCAGATCAGAGAACTGCGGTATGAATACATCTCGGTGAAATCGGATTTGATGACGTTGAGCAAGCAGTCGCAGCTGGAAAAAAGGCTGGAAAAGATGGGGATAAAAGAAAACAAAGAACCGGTAAAAACCATTGTCATTTATTCTAAAAACGCAAAATAG
- a CDS encoding penicillin-binding protein, with amino-acid sequence MSGNKKVILPRVYLVYFGTLIFGVLIIGKIIEIQYKEGPQLLAKAKKQEIRVFNLKADRGNILSAKDNLLATSVPVFEIRMDVANGYISNALFREKVDSLALCLSRLFKDRSTGYYIRILKRARAKGNRYLLLHRHVSYSQLKQLRTFPILRRGRNRGGLIAIQKTRRELPFGQLAARTIGYENKKEHLYVGLEGAWSDVLTGVDGKQIRRRINGGAWLPVHDENEILPQNGKDIITTLDMNLQDVAENALLKQMIKHDAVMGCAILMQVKTGDIKAIANLMYDKKTGFYQESYNMAIGEKYEPGSTFKLASVISALEDHKIKLTDTVSVKKGYVMYYGRRLRDVHVIGNGLITVRQAFEHSSNVGISKVIERAYKKEPSRFIQHLYAMDLNKPLGLKIAGEAKPYIKNPSDKKHWYLTSLPWMSVGYGLEITPLQLLTFYNAVANNGVEVKPRFVTAISDGGRIIKKFPVQIRNPKIASLPTIKKAQSLLEGVVLRGTAQNLKNDHFQMAGKTGTAKISENGKYIPGAYNASFVGYFPANDPQYSCIVVINKPKHGYYGSQVAAPVFKEIADKVYATSVALHQKPAKKDSLKTTIPVAVNAAWYPDLKEIYHQLGISTFRYSYADGWTVTSEKKGKVVFHPKMFSANLVPNVKGMTAEDAVFLLENKGMKVMVHGRGVVYDQSVKPGSPVVKGKKIIIRLTNL; translated from the coding sequence TTGTCAGGAAACAAAAAAGTCATATTGCCCCGTGTGTATCTCGTCTATTTCGGGACGTTGATTTTTGGTGTATTGATTATCGGAAAAATAATCGAAATTCAGTACAAGGAAGGTCCTCAGCTGCTGGCAAAAGCCAAAAAACAAGAGATCCGGGTTTTTAACCTGAAAGCAGACCGTGGAAATATTTTGTCGGCAAAAGATAATCTGCTGGCTACCTCCGTCCCCGTTTTTGAAATACGCATGGATGTGGCTAACGGATATATTTCCAATGCATTGTTTCGCGAAAAAGTCGATTCGCTGGCTTTGTGTCTTTCCCGTCTTTTTAAAGACCGTTCAACCGGTTATTACATCCGGATCTTGAAACGTGCCCGGGCCAAAGGAAACCGTTATTTGTTATTGCATCGTCATGTGAGTTATTCGCAACTGAAACAGTTACGTACTTTTCCCATTCTGCGTCGTGGAAGAAATCGTGGCGGACTCATCGCCATTCAAAAAACCCGGCGCGAATTGCCCTTTGGACAGCTGGCTGCCCGCACCATTGGTTACGAAAACAAAAAAGAACATTTGTATGTAGGACTGGAAGGAGCCTGGTCTGATGTGCTCACCGGAGTGGATGGAAAGCAAATCCGCCGGCGAATCAACGGAGGGGCCTGGCTTCCTGTGCATGATGAAAATGAAATCCTTCCCCAAAACGGAAAAGATATCATCACTACCCTCGATATGAATTTGCAGGATGTCGCCGAAAATGCTTTGCTGAAACAGATGATCAAGCATGATGCGGTAATGGGATGTGCCATCCTGATGCAGGTAAAAACCGGTGATATCAAAGCCATTGCCAATTTGATGTATGATAAAAAAACCGGTTTTTATCAGGAAAGTTACAATATGGCCATTGGCGAAAAATATGAGCCGGGTTCCACTTTTAAACTGGCTTCCGTGATTTCGGCATTGGAAGATCACAAAATTAAACTGACCGATACGGTTTCTGTAAAAAAAGGTTATGTGATGTATTATGGGCGGAGGCTTCGCGATGTGCATGTCATTGGTAACGGACTGATTACCGTGCGGCAGGCTTTTGAGCATTCGTCGAATGTGGGAATCTCCAAAGTGATTGAACGGGCCTACAAAAAAGAACCTTCACGTTTTATACAGCATTTGTATGCGATGGATCTAAACAAACCGCTCGGTTTGAAAATTGCCGGAGAAGCCAAGCCGTACATTAAAAACCCGTCGGATAAAAAACATTGGTATCTTACTTCATTACCCTGGATGTCAGTGGGATATGGTTTGGAAATTACTCCGCTGCAATTGTTGACCTTTTACAATGCGGTAGCCAATAACGGCGTAGAAGTAAAACCCCGGTTTGTAACGGCAATTTCTGATGGCGGAAGGATCATCAAAAAGTTCCCGGTTCAAATCAGAAATCCGAAAATAGCCTCTTTGCCCACCATAAAGAAAGCGCAAAGCTTACTGGAAGGAGTGGTGTTGCGCGGAACCGCACAAAATCTGAAAAACGATCATTTTCAAATGGCGGGAAAGACCGGTACAGCTAAAATATCAGAAAACGGAAAATATATTCCGGGAGCTTATAATGCATCTTTTGTGGGATATTTTCCGGCTAACGATCCGCAATATTCTTGTATCGTGGTGATCAACAAGCCGAAACACGGCTATTACGGGAGCCAGGTGGCCGCACCGGTTTTTAAGGAAATTGCCGATAAAGTGTATGCAACCTCTGTGGCGCTGCATCAAAAACCGGCAAAAAAAGATTCGCTGAAAACCACCATTCCGGTGGCTGTCAATGCGGCCTGGTATCCTGATCTGAAAGAAATTTATCATCAACTCGGTATTTCCACATTCCGCTATTCTTATGCTGATGGTTGGACTGTCACCAGCGAAAAGAAAGGAAAAGTAGTATTTCATCCTAAGATGTTTTCGGCAAATCTTGTTCCCAATGTAAAGGGAATGACTGCTGAAGATGCTGTGTTTTTGTTGGAAAACAAAGGAATGAAAGTAATGGTCCATGGCAGAGGAGTCGTGTATGATCAGTCGGTGAAACCGGGTAGTCCTGTGGTAAAAGGGAAAAAAATCATTATCCGGTTGACGAATTTATAA